The genomic region atacataaacGGTGTCGCTGAATAGCGGCGTTGTTTCATAAATCCCGCGATCTATGCAAAATGCATTGCACGAGCGCGTTTCGAAACGGCGGCGCGACGCGGCGTTGGCCTCGGTCTCTCCGGTTTTCCGATCGACGGGTCGCGAGAACGCTCGGTCGGCCACGTCACACGGGTTGCACGGTTCCACGTAAACGGGATGTGAAAGTTTCGCGAAGTCGTTAGATATGCATAATAGCGGGGCAACCGCGGCGGCGCACCGTTTAAGCGCAACTATCCGAGAGAGCGCTGGGCGTGACGGGTTGCCCGACGTTCCGTCTTCCGTTGAACACGCACCAGAACACGTTCCCCTTTTCATCGACCTAAACGATCAAACTAGTCGAGCCTCTTCCCCGTTCGTTTCACCGATTTTCTCTTTCGATCCTGCGTCGCGCTCGCGAAAGAATTCGCGGCGTCTCGCAAGACACCGCGTAGAACCGGTCGTTTCCTCTAATGGAAGGAAAAACGGTCGCGATCGGCTCGCGTCCGCTCGAAATTCTTACCCCCCTCCGGAACGTGATTCTGAAAACGAACGATTCGAACGGCTACGAGTGAATTCCACGACCGTATCGTACGCGATCGATTAATCGCGAATCTTCCGATCGGATTAACACGTTCGATCGATAGAACGGGGCGCGCGCGATTACATAAAACACGGGACGATAGCACCGCGGAGAATTTCATCCCCTAATATGGTCGTTGGACGCGGTAAACGGGACGATCGTGCGCGATTCGCACAGCTGTCGATGTACGCGAGCGCAATCGGTTCGTGTATCGTGGCGAATTGCGACGCGCGTATTCCCGTACGACCGCGTCTTGGGATCGTTGGGAAATCTCCATCCGGTGATCGCGGCGCGCGGGCCTCGATATCGGAACGAGGCAGGAACGGGTCGCATCGTCGTTGCTTTCACGCTTTAAAGGCGATCGCGTCCCGGGACAACGTTTCCCCGGGTGCCGGGAATCGTTTCCCGATGCCGTGGAACGCGGCGCGCGCGCGGCGCGAGTATCGAAAGTGAAAGCCGCGATTATGTTACACTCGTGCTCGTGGTAATCGGTGCCAAGCCAATGGGAGTCTGGATTCGCGGTGATAGTCACTTCCGTAAACCGACGCGGCGGATAGTCCTCGTCTTCGTTCGTTCTCGTTGCTTTTTCCCGGTGATTTCACTTGGCGATTATTACCACGGCGGCGCGGCGCACCTTTCACAACGAGGCTAACTACGTCTGCTACGTAACTTAACGGGGAGAGCTGGGTGCACCGTGTCGGTTGGTAACGATAATCGAGGTTCCCGACCTGTCCGAACGCAGGTTGTGTTCGCCTGTCTGGCTGTGGCGACGGCCCGCGCTGGAATCGCGCATGGACCTGGCATTGCTCTTGCCGGAGGTCATGGCGGCATTGGTCTTGGAGGCGTTGGTCTTGGAGGAGTCGGTCTTGGAGGCGTTGGCCTGGCCGTCGGAGGTGGAGGTGCTAGTCTCTCCGGTGGACTTGCGGCCGGTGCTGGTAGCGCGAGATCCCTCCAAGAGGGAGCGTCCAGCTTGGGATCCGCGGCTCTTGGTGCCAGCTACGCTGCTGGATCCGCGGCGGCGGCTGGAGCTGCTGGTGTTCAACAAATCGTCTCCGGTGGTGCGTACCGTACTAGCTGAAATCATCGGACGAGATGAGAAATGGTGAAAAATTCTCTCTCTGGTACACAGGTGTGATCGGAGGCAGGGCTGACATTGGACCCGCCGAAGGGCCCAAGGCTAACGTTGGACCCCAGAGCGGACCTTATGACAGCGTAGGACCCCAAGAAGGTGCCAAGAACATCGGTGGACCACGTACCGGCCCAGCTGGACTCGTAGGACCCGCTACCGGACCATTCACCTCTGTGGGTGCATCCGCTGGTACCTCCACTCTTGTGGGACCATCCCAGGGAACCGCTAACTTGGTAGGACCATCCGTTGGTGGCGTTGCCTTCTACGCTGGAAGCGGTAACATCAACGGTGACGACGGAAGCTCTGGCTCTGCTGCCGCTGCTGCGCCAGCTGGAGGTCTCGGAGGTGCTGGACTCGCTCTTGGTGGTGCTGGTCTGTattcgcattcgtttgaagatagGATGGAAAGGAGAAGGTGGAGGCGaaggatataaaaaaaaaaagaaactaaccTGTCCTGGCTGGTTTGACAGGTGCCATCGCTGTTGTGGGAGGTGGTGCCGGACTTGGCGCAGGCATTGGCGGACACGACGGTGGTGTTGCTGTGATCAACGGACCATCTGGCGCCATCCACGCTGGACTCGGCTCCCACGGAGCTATCATCCCCGGGGCACTCGGCAAGTACTAGACGTTCTAAGGCCCCAGCGATCTCGGCTCGGCGACGGCGGCAAACCCACCACAGTCACTTACCGGTCTCAAACGATCCTCAAACGCGCTCAACGTCTTCTTCCCAAAGCTTCGTCTAACCTAGGAGCATGGTTATAGCGCCAGCGTTAGTGGTGTAGTCGGTATATAGTCGGAATATTTTAATCACACGTCCAGTCGGTATATACCGTGACACGGTGAAGCGCGTGTTCCGAAAGCCCGGCAAGCTGGTCCCTGTCATCAGGATGATCACGGGTTTAGATCTCGGAAAAGTGTACACACCGTGGACACCGGCCATTCGTGATCCGCGGTTCCCGTTACCGTACTCAACCCTCTATGTCGGCGACGCGACTCGTCCCCATCGAAAGACGAGGCACGGGTAAAATTTAGTCAATTCACTTCTTTCATCAACTGCAATCGTGACAGGGGTAGTCGAACGGAGCCGCGATTGCCAGCCACGGTATCAAGAGCTCGCGGCACGGACATCTTGGTAGCGACCCACACACGATGAGCCTGTATCGAATGTATCGGCAACGCGGCCAGCATCGTCGGAGATTTCCGTTAACAACCCGAACCCGCGCCAGAACCTAGTGTCGACGCAAAGCACGTTGGACCCGGCTGTTCCGCCATGGACCCAGCAAGTGGACAAGCTTTGGAGCTTCGTCGTTGGACCAACTGGGTCTGTTCTGTTTTCTGAACACCCACCGTTGCTCCGGCAgtactctctttttttttttctctctcttacgtCTTCCACCATCCGTAAGGCCGCCGCTCTTCACACATATTTACTACTctccctattttttttttctctttctcttcccgATGAGCCGCGCACGCGATCCACCGATCGCGTCACGGGCTCACAAGTTGTTATACTCACTGCCGCACTCAAGCATACATATTATTATTACATTACTCGTCCATGCGCATATATGTTTtctctttatatatatatacatgtatacatactattactactacttccttcgcgtatatatatatatgaacacATTGccacacgcgcgcacacacactatTGCTATATGTGTACtcgtatatatacacacactacacatatattatataatcgtgTTATATGTTAGTGAAAGAGAGAGACCGGTAGATTATGGTAGGTCAGCCCTTCCCGTGagtgaatgaatgtaaatagatGGCGCGCCGCTGCCGGCCCCCGACCCCGCCCGCCCTCGTCATACCCTTTCTTTACGATCACGACTAGCACCCCACCACCACCATAGATAGATACCACATATTTATAGCGTTTATACATTTATACAATACTTTATATAAAATAAAGCATCAGTATTTAAAACTCACTCTTGATCATTTCGTTCATCTCCTACCTGAAACTCACCCCGTCGAGCAACCCCATCGCATCCCAAGCGAGCGATACCAATCGCGCTCGATCTTGTCCACTTTAACGGTGCGATATTTGAGAATTTGCATCGTTAATTGCGACGAGAACAAAAGTGAAGAAAGATAAGGGAGAATCTGAGAAAACTCTTACTCTAAAGCGAGGTAAGATTACCAGCGATTAGAAGCTCGAGCTGATACTGCGATACTCGTCCGACCTACTCGATTATGCCAACGGCCAACGAACCGACCGTGTGCGCGAAAGTATTCccgaaagatttcaacagaagtCAACTCCTTTTCGAGCCACCCCTTCGTTTCGCACCGAAACGTTTAAGGGAACAGCCGCTAACGAAACGCGAAATTCCGTATCGACCGCCTGTTGCTACGGTTCGTGTCCACGGATCGTTCCTATCTGGCTTGCTAATGACAGATTTGTCAAGAGCCGCGAAACTCGTTAGAAAGTTCCACGTCCGAATCGAAATTGCCCGTTTACGCGCTAATGACGTCGACCGCGTCGCGTGCCTCGCGCCCAAGTGAAATTTTCATTCTCGCGCGTTCGCCCTCGCGCGCGTTGCCTGTAACCGGCGAAACGGCGATACGTAAGCGGTGCACGAACGGCTAATCCGTTTGCCCGCAGATGGTGCTTAAATTGATTCGCGCGGAACGAACGACCAACGCGCCGCGGGATGATGTAAGATGGGACGATGTCAACGGTGCGTAACAGAAGTTTAATAAACTGCTGACAGCCGTGAACGATGGAGCTCGTCCAGCGCGAGGGAATTTCACCGGCGTTGATGTACGTTTGATGTCTTCAGCTCGCACCACGTGTTCCTAGACTTGGCTGTTACCAAACTAGGAACTGCGCAGCTTGGTACCTGGCTACTTCGATCGATCGAAGGTATTTACAGCGTTTCAGAAACCCAGTACTTTTATCTTCTCGAATTAGAATTGAAGTTTCATTATGAAACGTTCCAGCTAGCGATTTCTCGCTGACAATCAAAGAGCAAACGTCCCTGCAAGCCTAAACCAACCACGAGGGTCTTGAACGCGAGGGTAGGTCAGCAATTTCGCAGGACCGTGGAACCGGAAGGGGAACAACCGCTCTGGAGCCTCGTTACACGAGCCTGACAAGGTAACGCTAAACAACGACGATCGTATTTCTAATACCAGGCATCTGACAAATGGTAATTGGTTCGTCGATTACACAGGAAGCTGGTTAATGTCTTCTCATggtaataaaaaattgttcgcAGTTTGGGAAACCCTTTGTGGAACAATATCCAACTTGGTCCGATGCTACGAACTCGAGAGAATCCTCCCAATCT from Xylocopa sonorina isolate GNS202 chromosome 2, iyXylSono1_principal, whole genome shotgun sequence harbors:
- the Apd-3l gene encoding apidermin 3 like translates to MKAFVVFACLAVATARAGIAHGPGIALAGGHGGIGLGGVGLGGVGLGGVGLAVGGGGASLSGGLAAGAGSARSLQEGASSLGSAALGASYAAGSAAAAGAAGVQQIVSGGVIGGRADIGPAEGPKANVGPQSGPYDSVGPQEGAKNIGGPRTGPAGLVGPATGPFTSVGASAGTSTLVGPSQGTANLVGPSVGGVAFYAGSGNINGDDGSSGSAAAAAPAGGLGGAGLALGGAGAIAVVGGGAGLGAGIGGHDGGVAVINGPSGAIHAGLGSHGAIIPGALGKY